The following coding sequences are from one Nicotiana tabacum cultivar K326 chromosome 1, ASM71507v2, whole genome shotgun sequence window:
- the LOC107777734 gene encoding agamous-like MADS-box protein AGL19 has product MVRGKTEMKRIENATSRQVTFSKRRSGLLKKAFELSVLCDAEVALIIFSPKGKLYEFSSSSTNKTIERYKKNDKYLGLNRSKIADIQTTEHLKEEIATMTRKLEFLEDSKRKLLGEGLDSSSYDELQQVEEQLERSLSCIRARKNLLFREQIAHLKEEEKFLMKQNADLKKRCEVLPQLMTTVPQEKEDTERQTMEVETELFIGLPQRQRSH; this is encoded by the exons aTGGTGAGAGGAAAAACTGAGATGAAAAGAATTGAAAATGCAACAAGTAGGCAAGTTaccttctcaaaaagaagaagCGGACTTCTTAAAAAAGCATTTGAGCTTTCAGTTCTATGTGATGCAGAAGttgctcttattattttctctccaAAAGGAAAGCTTTATGAATTCTCAAGTTCCAG TACTAACAAGACCATAGAACGATATAAGAAGAATGACAAGTATCTTGGACTCAACAGATCAAAGATAGCTGATATACAAACTACTGAG CATTTGAAAGAGGAGATTGCAACAATGACTAGAAAGCTCGAGTTTCTTGAAGATTCTAAAAG AAAGCTTTTAGGAGAAGGTTTAGATTCTTCCTCCTATGATGAACTTCAACAGGTAGAAGAACAGTTGGAACGAAGTTTAAGCTGCATTAGGGCAAGAAAG AACCTGTTATTCAGGGAACAGATTGCTCACCTAAAGGAAGAG GAAAAATTCCTAATGAAGCAAAATGCAGACTTGAAGAAAAGG TGTGAGGTGCTACCACAGCTTATGACAACAGTTCCTCAGGAAAAGGAAGACACTGAAAGACAAACAATGGAAGTAGAGACAGAGCTCTTTATTGGACTTCCTCAAAGACAAAGATCCCATTAA